In a single window of the uncultured Pseudodesulfovibrio sp. genome:
- a CDS encoding UDP-N-acetylmuramoyl-L-alanyl-D-glutamate--2,6-diaminopimelate ligase, which translates to MFLFSGSHSEKEKVRGVMDFETLLEKAKKGLVVRTDSRKIQDGECFVAMPGTAVRGIDYIPGALDNGARYIVAPEAARDLVAPVVEKKAVAVYVENPAIALGELARAHFHVMDRDIKLVAITGTNGKTTTSYIIEHLLASAGLKVGVLGTVNYRWPGFMIDAPLTTPDCWMIHELLFNMKKADVDVAVMEVSSHALDQYRVAGLDFDAGVFTNLTQDHLDYHGDMETYFRAKAKLFAEYPRQNKAGVINFNDPYGRRLLKECEGGIGYGIGDTSLVQQEVGDKPLVQGRILSMTGQGMEIETSFKGKSWVVKSPLVGSFNALNLLAAQAVGLQLGLNCRDMRKLSTFPGVPGRLERVMNDRNLDIFVDYAHTPDALENVQGALKKLDFKRLITVFGCGGDRDRAKRPLMAASAARFADVAVLTSDNPRTEDPAAIMDDARPGLAGAKRVMENPDRAEAIRMAVAEMEPGDALLIAGKGHEDYQIIGTTKRHFSDKEAALKAIEEVYS; encoded by the coding sequence ATGTTTTTGTTCTCTGGCTCTCATAGCGAAAAGGAAAAGGTACGGGGCGTCATGGATTTCGAGACCCTGTTGGAAAAAGCGAAAAAGGGACTGGTCGTGCGCACGGATTCGCGCAAGATCCAGGACGGCGAATGCTTTGTGGCCATGCCCGGCACTGCCGTGCGCGGTATCGATTACATCCCGGGCGCCCTAGACAACGGCGCGCGTTACATTGTGGCCCCCGAAGCGGCCCGCGATCTGGTCGCCCCGGTGGTCGAGAAGAAGGCCGTGGCCGTATACGTCGAGAACCCGGCCATCGCCCTAGGCGAACTGGCCCGGGCCCACTTCCATGTCATGGACCGCGACATCAAGCTGGTGGCCATCACCGGAACCAACGGCAAGACCACGACCTCGTACATTATCGAGCATCTGCTGGCCTCCGCCGGTCTCAAGGTGGGCGTGCTCGGCACGGTCAACTACCGCTGGCCCGGCTTCATGATCGACGCCCCCCTGACCACCCCCGACTGCTGGATGATCCATGAGCTGCTCTTCAACATGAAGAAAGCCGACGTGGACGTGGCCGTCATGGAGGTCTCCTCCCACGCGCTCGACCAGTACCGCGTGGCCGGACTGGACTTTGACGCGGGCGTGTTCACCAACCTGACCCAGGACCATTTGGACTACCACGGCGACATGGAGACCTATTTCCGGGCCAAGGCCAAGCTGTTCGCCGAATACCCGCGCCAGAACAAGGCCGGGGTGATCAATTTCAACGACCCGTACGGCCGCCGTCTGCTCAAGGAGTGCGAGGGCGGCATCGGCTACGGCATCGGCGACACTTCCCTGGTGCAGCAGGAAGTCGGCGACAAGCCCCTGGTCCAGGGACGCATCCTGTCCATGACCGGGCAGGGCATGGAAATCGAGACCTCCTTCAAGGGCAAGAGCTGGGTGGTCAAGTCCCCGCTCGTCGGTTCGTTCAACGCCCTGAACCTGCTGGCCGCCCAGGCCGTGGGCCTGCAGCTCGGCCTGAACTGCCGCGACATGCGCAAGCTGTCCACCTTCCCCGGCGTTCCCGGCAGGCTGGAGCGGGTCATGAACGACCGAAACCTGGACATCTTCGTGGACTATGCGCACACCCCGGACGCTCTGGAAAACGTGCAGGGCGCCCTGAAGAAGCTGGATTTCAAGCGGCTGATCACCGTGTTCGGCTGCGGCGGCGACCGGGACCGGGCCAAGCGCCCGCTCATGGCCGCGTCCGCCGCGCGCTTTGCCGACGTGGCGGTGCTGACCTCGGACAACCCGCGCACCGAGGACCCGGCCGCGATCATGGATGACGCCCGCCCCGGACTGGCCGGAGCCAAACGCGTCATGGAGAACCCGGACCGGGCCGAGGCCATCAGGATGGCCGTGGCCGAGATGGAGCCGGGCGACGCCCTGCTCATCGCGGGCAAGGGACATGAGGACTACCAGATCATCGGCACCACC
- a CDS encoding penicillin-binding transpeptidase domain-containing protein, with product MAQDNTRRTDHSGIKMGFVTALFAIALGALWVRTGWVQLYEGDALADQASRQSLAAEYEYGERGRILDRNGEMLATSVEAQSVFARPYEIENVDVAADTLSRDLKLSRRDVYRKLKSRKKFIWIKRQVTDREAAALNRADLKGIRLTTEYSRIYPNGHLAGQLLGFTDIDGRGREGIEHIFNKILSPSKAEFVVQRDATGRHLYLDAHGREIDVNGQNVQLTIDTHIQHAAEQALANSISKYDARAGIVLVVDVKSGDILAMASEPFFNPNTVRSSKPGQRRLRPVTDIYEPGSTMKPFLFAAAIQEGTITPDTLIDCENGRWKVARRIIRDTHPSKWLPAHKVLRYSSNIGSAKIGMNLGSGVYYDYLTKLGFGEKTHLGLPGESSGILRSPGSWTSVDLACISFGQSIGVTAVQLAHAFLCLANQGATRDLNLILSPRTERKNASIQVFTPETAATVLKMMEEVVQEDGTGRSARIEGITMAGKTGTAQKASKEGGYGDQYLSSFVALVPAQDPELLVITMIDEPQKANYGSMVAAPVCREVTVRTLAYHGQLSETLHATVEDVPTVDELANEPLAEAVPAPVARIDDGTVPNIEGMPVRRAIETLARMGIIPVLKGKGMTVKRQEPAAGRPWPGNRSKEGADDVFVLWLS from the coding sequence ATGGCACAGGACAACACAAGGCGCACAGATCACAGCGGGATCAAGATGGGGTTCGTTACGGCCCTCTTCGCGATCGCCCTCGGTGCTCTGTGGGTGCGTACCGGTTGGGTCCAGCTCTACGAGGGCGACGCCCTGGCCGATCAGGCTTCCAGACAAAGCCTCGCAGCCGAATACGAATACGGTGAACGAGGCCGTATCCTCGACCGTAACGGCGAGATGCTGGCCACGTCCGTGGAAGCTCAGTCCGTATTCGCCCGTCCCTACGAGATCGAAAACGTGGACGTTGCCGCCGACACCCTGTCCCGCGACCTCAAGCTTTCCCGGCGTGACGTCTACCGCAAGCTCAAATCGCGCAAGAAATTCATCTGGATAAAACGGCAGGTCACGGACCGCGAGGCCGCCGCACTGAACCGCGCCGACCTCAAGGGCATCCGCCTGACCACGGAATATTCCCGCATCTATCCCAACGGACATCTCGCCGGGCAACTGCTCGGCTTTACCGACATCGACGGCCGGGGCCGCGAGGGCATCGAGCACATCTTCAACAAGATCCTCTCCCCGAGCAAGGCCGAGTTCGTGGTCCAGCGCGACGCCACGGGCCGCCATCTCTATCTGGACGCCCATGGCCGCGAGATCGACGTCAACGGCCAGAACGTGCAGCTGACCATCGACACCCACATCCAGCACGCCGCCGAGCAGGCCCTGGCCAACTCCATCTCCAAGTATGACGCCCGGGCGGGCATCGTCCTGGTGGTGGACGTCAAGTCCGGCGACATCCTGGCCATGGCCAGCGAGCCGTTCTTCAATCCGAACACGGTGCGCTCGTCCAAACCCGGCCAGCGCAGGCTGCGTCCCGTGACCGACATCTACGAGCCCGGCTCGACCATGAAGCCGTTCCTGTTCGCCGCCGCCATCCAGGAAGGGACCATCACCCCGGACACCCTGATCGACTGCGAAAACGGACGCTGGAAGGTGGCCCGCCGGATCATTCGGGACACCCACCCGTCCAAATGGCTCCCGGCCCACAAGGTCCTGCGCTACTCCTCGAACATTGGCTCGGCCAAGATCGGCATGAACCTCGGCTCGGGCGTTTACTACGACTATTTGACCAAACTCGGTTTCGGTGAGAAGACCCACCTCGGCCTTCCCGGCGAGTCCTCGGGCATCCTTAGGTCCCCGGGCTCCTGGACCTCCGTGGACCTGGCCTGCATCAGCTTCGGACAGTCCATCGGCGTGACCGCCGTGCAGCTGGCCCACGCCTTCCTCTGCCTGGCCAATCAGGGCGCCACCCGCGACCTGAATCTCATTCTGTCCCCCAGGACCGAGCGCAAGAACGCCTCCATTCAGGTCTTCACCCCCGAGACTGCGGCCACGGTCCTGAAGATGATGGAAGAGGTGGTTCAGGAGGACGGCACCGGACGCAGCGCGCGTATCGAGGGCATCACCATGGCGGGCAAGACCGGCACCGCCCAGAAGGCCTCCAAAGAGGGTGGCTACGGCGATCAGTACCTGTCCTCCTTCGTGGCCCTGGTTCCTGCGCAGGACCCGGAGCTGCTGGTCATCACCATGATCGACGAACCGCAGAAGGCCAACTACGGCTCCATGGTCGCGGCCCCTGTCTGCCGCGAAGTGACCGTGCGGACCCTGGCTTACCACGGCCAGCTGTCCGAGACCCTGCACGCCACGGTTGAGGATGTCCCCACGGTGGACGAATTGGCCAACGAGCCGCTGGCCGAAGCCGTGCCCGCGCCCGTGGCCAGGATCGACGACGGCACGGTGCCGAACATCGAGGGGATGCCCGTGCGCCGGGCGATCGAGACCCTGGCCAGGATGGGGATTATCCCCGTGCTCAAGGGGAAGGGAATGACGGTCAAGCGCCAGGAGCCCGCAGCCGGGCGACCCTGGCCCGGGAACCGCAGCAAGGAGGGGGCGGATGATGTTTTTGTTCTCTGGCTCTCATAG
- the rsmH gene encoding 16S rRNA (cytosine(1402)-N(4))-methyltransferase RsmH: MKPGEVNPASLHTTVLLHEVVRWLNPRPGGRYMDGTLGMGGHSLALLEAAGEGAELVGLDRDREALALATRRLEPFKDRVHLFHLPFSRFEEALDEIGWEFIDGAVLDLGVSSLQLDEADRGFSFIHDGPLDMRMDPDVGPSAEVLVNTLKHGELARIIRVYGEDPLAGKIASAIVREREKGAITRTLQLAEIVRLAYPPKMRHTARNHPATRTFQGLRIAVNRETEELEHYLATIVGRLKPGARLAIISFHSLEDRAVKHAFRDAAKGCKCPPHQLHCTCGGVPEIKVLTKKPEAASDAERDANPRARSAKLRVAERIAPDGEQA, from the coding sequence ATGAAGCCGGGAGAAGTCAACCCCGCATCGCTCCACACCACGGTTCTTTTACATGAAGTGGTTCGGTGGCTGAATCCCCGCCCGGGGGGCCGTTACATGGACGGTACACTGGGCATGGGCGGCCACAGCCTGGCGCTTCTCGAAGCGGCGGGCGAGGGGGCCGAGCTTGTTGGGCTCGACCGGGACCGGGAGGCATTGGCGCTCGCAACCAGACGGCTTGAGCCGTTCAAGGACCGCGTGCACCTCTTTCACCTTCCCTTTTCCCGGTTTGAGGAAGCGCTCGACGAGATCGGCTGGGAGTTTATCGACGGCGCGGTCCTGGACCTCGGCGTCTCCTCCCTCCAGCTGGACGAGGCTGATAGAGGATTCAGCTTCATCCACGACGGCCCCTTGGACATGCGCATGGACCCGGACGTCGGCCCTTCGGCCGAGGTGCTGGTCAATACGCTGAAACACGGGGAGTTGGCGCGAATCATCCGGGTTTACGGGGAAGATCCCCTGGCCGGGAAAATCGCGTCCGCAATAGTGAGGGAACGGGAAAAGGGAGCGATCACCAGAACGCTCCAGCTGGCCGAGATAGTGCGGCTGGCCTACCCGCCGAAGATGCGGCATACGGCCCGCAACCACCCGGCGACCCGGACCTTCCAGGGACTGCGCATAGCAGTCAACAGGGAAACTGAGGAACTTGAACATTACCTTGCAACCATAGTCGGACGCCTGAAACCGGGCGCGAGGCTGGCCATAATCTCGTTTCACTCCCTGGAGGACAGGGCCGTGAAGCACGCATTTCGGGATGCCGCCAAAGGGTGCAAATGCCCCCCGCATCAACTCCACTGCACCTGCGGCGGCGTGCCCGAGATAAAAGTGCTCACCAAGAAACCTGAGGCCGCCTCGGATGCCGAGCGGGACGCGAATCCCCGGGCCAGGAGCGCCAAGCTCCGCGTCGCGGAACGGATCGCCCCCGACGGAGAACAAGCATGA
- a CDS encoding division/cell wall cluster transcriptional repressor MraZ — translation MKFRGHAHRSLDDKGRLILPPEFRDAIREELPDGVIVLTIYDKHVVGITPDQWNKLERELESIKSPSRELQNTIRLLNLGYTETPVGKQGRIAIPAHLRKSGKLDKEVVVIGAGRRLEIWSAEAFEELLDQDYDVSSELAENNVSLPF, via the coding sequence ATGAAGTTCAGAGGTCACGCACACAGAAGCCTGGACGACAAGGGTCGGCTCATATTGCCGCCCGAGTTCAGGGACGCAATCCGGGAGGAATTACCGGACGGCGTCATCGTGCTGACCATCTACGACAAGCATGTCGTGGGCATTACCCCGGACCAGTGGAACAAGCTCGAACGCGAACTGGAGTCCATCAAGTCGCCCAGCCGCGAGCTGCAGAACACCATTCGACTGCTGAACCTGGGGTACACCGAGACCCCGGTGGGCAAGCAGGGGCGCATCGCCATTCCCGCGCACCTGCGCAAGTCCGGCAAGCTCGACAAGGAAGTGGTGGTCATCGGCGCGGGAAGGCGGCTGGAGATCTGGTCCGCCGAGGCATTTGAAGAGCTGCTCGACCAGGACTACGACGTGTCCTCCGAGCTTGCGGAAAACAACGTCTCCCTGCCCTTCTAG
- the pyk gene encoding pyruvate kinase — translation MDRHIKIIATLGPGTDSYEAVKELVESGAKIFRLNFSHGGKEFFAKMVEIIRRLEKETGLTLTVLQDLSGPKIRTCDVGLGAIEVTKGTEVLLGTPDKADGISEPFICLDIPEMFHGVKVGDPVALSDGMIRFNVIKIEGENLIRLRATNSGMCPPRKGITFPGTKTPLAPLTEKDKADLAIGMELGVDVVAMSFVQKPEDIRNLRQEMNNYGRPLPIVAKLERTAALDCLDEIINEADGIMVARGDLGLELDLAELPVAQKRIIKQCNQAGKPVIVATQMLLSMVNSPMATRAETTDVANAILDGADCVMLSEETAIGNYPGETVRFMRKIAYQIEAFMFESGPEELDRGGARDNPSTFLAYAAAMLAGKTKARAIVCHSTSGATSRLLSSCRPGQSVYALSSDPIVRHFTNLSWGVIPAIPLDVIHDHQERAEVFVRQSKDFVEGDIVIITAGQPEQGRSTTQTNVVKLYEKLTKEED, via the coding sequence ATGGACAGGCATATCAAGATCATCGCCACTCTCGGGCCGGGCACCGATTCCTATGAAGCGGTCAAGGAACTGGTGGAGTCCGGGGCGAAAATCTTCAGGCTCAACTTCTCCCACGGCGGCAAGGAGTTCTTCGCCAAGATGGTCGAGATCATCCGCAGGCTTGAGAAGGAGACCGGCCTGACCCTGACCGTGCTCCAGGATCTTTCCGGCCCCAAGATCAGAACCTGCGACGTGGGTTTGGGAGCCATCGAGGTGACCAAGGGCACCGAGGTGCTGCTCGGCACCCCGGACAAGGCCGACGGCATTTCCGAGCCGTTCATCTGTCTGGACATCCCCGAGATGTTCCACGGCGTTAAGGTCGGCGATCCCGTGGCGCTTTCCGACGGCATGATCCGCTTCAACGTGATCAAGATCGAGGGCGAGAATCTTATCCGGCTCAGGGCCACCAACTCGGGCATGTGTCCGCCGCGCAAGGGTATCACCTTCCCCGGAACCAAGACCCCGCTGGCTCCGCTGACCGAAAAGGACAAGGCGGACCTGGCTATCGGCATGGAACTGGGCGTGGACGTGGTGGCCATGAGCTTCGTGCAGAAACCAGAGGATATCCGCAACCTGCGTCAGGAGATGAACAACTACGGCAGGCCCCTGCCCATCGTGGCCAAGCTCGAGCGCACCGCGGCCCTGGACTGCCTGGACGAGATCATCAACGAGGCGGACGGCATCATGGTCGCCCGCGGCGACCTCGGCCTGGAGCTGGACCTGGCCGAGCTGCCCGTGGCCCAGAAGCGGATCATCAAGCAGTGCAACCAGGCGGGCAAGCCGGTCATCGTGGCCACCCAGATGCTGCTCTCCATGGTCAACTCGCCCATGGCCACACGGGCCGAGACAACGGACGTGGCCAACGCCATCCTGGACGGCGCGGACTGCGTCATGCTTTCGGAAGAAACGGCCATCGGCAATTATCCGGGCGAGACCGTCCGGTTCATGCGCAAGATCGCCTACCAGATCGAGGCCTTCATGTTCGAATCCGGCCCCGAGGAATTGGACCGGGGCGGCGCGAGAGACAACCCCTCGACCTTCCTGGCCTACGCGGCGGCCATGCTGGCGGGCAAGACCAAGGCCCGGGCCATCGTCTGTCATTCCACCTCCGGAGCCACCTCCCGGCTGCTCTCGTCGTGCCGGCCCGGCCAGTCTGTCTACGCCCTGTCCTCCGACCCCATCGTCAGGCACTTCACAAATTTGTCCTGGGGGGTTATCCCTGCGATACCCCTGGACGTAATCCACGACCATCAGGAGCGCGCCGAGGTCTTTGTCCGGCAGTCCAAGGATTTCGTCGAAGGGGATATCGTCATCATCACGGCGGGTCAGCCCGAGCAGGGCAGATCCACCACTCAGACCAACGTGGTCAAGCTGTACGAGAAACTGACCAAGGAAGAGGATTAG
- a CDS encoding HD domain-containing phosphohydrolase yields the protein MRADQKHDIPDGLNEEYYQVSQDILGSFNKYRPPLNIFTFKEDVARVVPYYKVGGRLSNEQVEELAGLTNEGLVFVSREDHPVYVKHISYQLDLVLVDKNLKEKEIADIFTQALTRRLAEFFEQPVNAVFEKLWVDLMVLSEYLYADIRRARALVRRLHLEHTLENHSMNTGFLGLALWGKLKEKGFADGVKRTTFDRVLAGLFLHDLGMAKVPAFLRTKDKPLTGDERTKINAHTKVGFEMLGKLGLRYAEMDQCVTEHHERVNGSGYPLKSIKQEFPGRLTAVADSFCAMITKRPYAEAMSHVQAANALAQDPRYDSEITKALQMLLLIDLKMK from the coding sequence ATGCGAGCCGATCAGAAGCACGACATTCCCGACGGACTCAACGAAGAGTACTACCAGGTCAGTCAAGATATCCTGGGCAGCTTCAACAAATACCGGCCTCCCCTGAACATATTCACCTTTAAGGAGGATGTGGCCCGGGTCGTTCCGTACTACAAGGTCGGTGGCAGGCTTTCCAACGAGCAGGTGGAGGAACTGGCCGGACTGACCAACGAGGGGCTGGTCTTCGTCTCCCGCGAGGACCATCCGGTCTACGTCAAGCATATCAGCTACCAGCTCGATCTGGTGCTGGTGGACAAGAACCTCAAGGAAAAGGAGATCGCGGACATCTTCACCCAGGCCTTGACCCGCAGGCTGGCCGAGTTCTTCGAGCAGCCCGTGAACGCGGTCTTTGAAAAGCTCTGGGTGGACCTCATGGTCCTGTCCGAATACCTCTATGCGGACATCCGTCGAGCCCGCGCCCTGGTCAGGCGGCTGCACCTCGAGCACACCCTGGAAAACCACTCCATGAACACCGGCTTCCTCGGCCTGGCCCTGTGGGGCAAGCTCAAGGAGAAAGGATTCGCCGACGGGGTCAAACGGACCACCTTCGACCGCGTCCTGGCCGGGCTCTTTCTGCACGACCTGGGCATGGCCAAGGTACCGGCTTTCCTGCGCACCAAGGACAAGCCGCTGACCGGCGACGAGCGCACCAAGATAAACGCCCACACCAAGGTAGGCTTCGAAATGCTCGGCAAGCTCGGGCTGCGTTATGCGGAGATGGACCAGTGCGTGACCGAGCACCATGAACGGGTGAACGGTTCGGGGTATCCGCTCAAATCGATCAAGCAGGAGTTCCCGGGACGGTTGACCGCCGTGGCCGACTCCTTTTGCGCCATGATCACCAAGCGCCCGTACGCGGAAGCCATGAGCCACGTCCAGGCGGCCAACGCCCTGGCCCAGGACCCGCGCTACGATTCGGAGATCACCAAGGCGCTGCAGATGCTTCTGTTGATCGATCTGAAGATGAAATAG
- a CDS encoding sulfotransferase domain-containing protein produces the protein MFDIKYQLRHVSKLFKSKYEIVSYPKCGRTWVRFMLGNMFNEYFHLGLDNDEMLELKKKVHYRNLKIPFIEMHHDGDAYKKNAADIVFRTKRYTGKRVLFLLRDPRDVVVSQYHQLSKRQGLVDTDLSSFIRSEDGGLPCIVKFYNEWLANIDVTREHMILRYEDLKSDTFGELRRLRTFFGVEFIPDECLRNAVEASSFARMQKLEKKGAFTNERMRPTDPDDTQTFKVRKGKVGGYKDECSPDDIEYIDGYIMEHLSPLAGYNTVGK, from the coding sequence ATGTTCGACATCAAGTACCAGCTCCGCCACGTAAGCAAGCTGTTCAAAAGCAAGTATGAGATCGTGTCCTATCCCAAGTGCGGCCGCACCTGGGTCCGCTTCATGCTGGGCAACATGTTCAACGAGTATTTCCATCTCGGTCTGGACAACGACGAAATGCTGGAGCTGAAGAAGAAGGTCCATTACCGCAATCTCAAGATTCCGTTCATCGAGATGCACCACGACGGTGACGCCTACAAGAAGAACGCGGCAGACATCGTGTTCCGTACCAAGCGGTACACCGGAAAGCGGGTCCTCTTTCTCCTGCGCGACCCGCGTGACGTGGTCGTGTCCCAGTACCATCAGCTGTCCAAGCGACAGGGGCTGGTCGACACCGATCTGTCCTCCTTCATTCGCTCCGAGGACGGCGGCCTGCCATGTATCGTCAAGTTCTACAACGAGTGGCTGGCCAACATCGACGTCACCCGGGAGCACATGATTCTGCGCTATGAGGACCTGAAGAGCGACACCTTCGGCGAGCTTCGTCGGCTGCGGACCTTTTTCGGGGTGGAGTTCATCCCGGACGAGTGCCTGCGCAACGCCGTGGAAGCGTCATCCTTCGCGCGCATGCAGAAGCTTGAGAAGAAAGGGGCCTTTACCAACGAGCGCATGCGCCCGACCGACCCCGACGACACCCAGACCTTCAAGGTCCGCAAGGGCAAGGTGGGCGGCTACAAGGACGAGTGCTCCCCGGACGACATCGAGTATATCGACGGCTATATCATGGAGCACCTGAGCCCGTTGGCCGGGTACAATACGGTGGGCAAATAG
- a CDS encoding CBS domain-containing protein: protein MMLRKRAWDMMRDEYPTVQEDASLAEAIRVMREAMVEAPDSQVVVVKTKGGKLKGTINLWQLFKAVKQSVLKDENLTLDGEVDWDQQFANACLICTQLRLDEYIIPNPPLLKPNDPILVVLDVFLKSRRDWALVVEADKVMGVVYVTDVYRDMTRDMVQIFKK from the coding sequence ATGATGCTCAGAAAACGCGCCTGGGACATGATGCGCGACGAATACCCGACCGTACAGGAAGACGCCAGCCTGGCCGAGGCCATCCGCGTCATGCGCGAGGCCATGGTCGAGGCCCCGGACTCGCAGGTGGTGGTGGTCAAGACCAAGGGCGGCAAGCTCAAGGGGACCATCAATCTGTGGCAGCTTTTCAAGGCGGTCAAACAGTCCGTGCTCAAGGACGAGAACCTGACCCTGGACGGCGAGGTCGACTGGGACCAGCAGTTCGCCAACGCCTGCCTGATCTGCACCCAGCTGCGGCTGGACGAGTACATCATCCCCAACCCGCCGCTGCTCAAACCCAACGACCCCATTCTGGTGGTCCTGGACGTGTTCCTCAAGTCCCGCCGCGACTGGGCTCTGGTGGTCGAGGCCGACAAAGTCATGGGCGTGGTCTACGTGACCGACGTCTACCGCGACATGACCCGCGACATGGTCCAGATTTTCAAGAAGTAG
- a CDS encoding DUF3108 domain-containing protein, which translates to MRKILLIVILLSFLVVPARSAEAPTYPFGPGERLFYDIYWTVIHAGEAELVCMDDTEMDGQPARYFFAKARTLGWVDTFYKVRDTMEAWTDMGVNYALRYKKDQNEGSYHKKVELIFDKKTNQSYRYARGTLQHTLDQPENVFDPMSILFAFRKEALFKGMEFDANVSDGKISVVGKAFVEDREKVETGIGDVDAFRVRLDIQHLSGVFKKSKNAELYVWFSADERRIPVKVKSKVAVGYFSMTLRDYRPPNRG; encoded by the coding sequence ATGCGAAAAATTCTCCTGATCGTCATCCTGTTGTCCTTTCTGGTCGTTCCGGCCCGGTCCGCCGAGGCCCCGACTTATCCGTTCGGCCCCGGCGAGCGGCTCTTCTATGACATCTACTGGACCGTGATCCATGCTGGCGAAGCCGAGCTGGTCTGCATGGACGACACGGAAATGGACGGGCAGCCCGCCCGCTACTTCTTCGCCAAGGCTCGGACGCTGGGCTGGGTGGATACCTTCTACAAGGTTCGGGACACCATGGAGGCCTGGACCGACATGGGGGTGAACTACGCCCTGCGTTACAAGAAGGACCAGAACGAAGGCTCCTATCACAAGAAGGTGGAACTCATCTTCGACAAGAAGACCAACCAGTCCTACCGCTACGCGCGGGGCACCTTGCAGCACACCCTGGATCAGCCCGAGAACGTCTTCGATCCCATGTCCATCCTGTTCGCCTTCCGCAAGGAGGCCTTGTTCAAGGGCATGGAGTTCGACGCCAACGTCTCGGACGGCAAGATCTCCGTCGTGGGCAAGGCGTTCGTGGAGGACAGGGAGAAAGTCGAGACCGGTATCGGCGACGTGGACGCCTTCCGTGTGCGTCTGGACATCCAGCATTTGTCCGGGGTGTTCAAGAAGTCCAAGAATGCCGAATTGTACGTCTGGTTTTCGGCCGACGAGCGGCGCATCCCGGTCAAGGTCAAGTCCAAGGTGGCCGTGGGCTATTTCTCCATGACCCTGCGCGACTATCGGCCGCCGAACCGGGGCTAG